From Tepidibacillus fermentans, one genomic window encodes:
- the rplW gene encoding 50S ribosomal protein L23 codes for MKNPRDIIKRPVITERSTELMEGNKYVFEVEMKANKTEIKQAIEDIFGVKVEKVNTIKMPAKPKRYGRYSGYTSAWKKAIVTLTKDSKPIELFEV; via the coding sequence ATGAAAAATCCACGCGATATCATTAAGCGCCCGGTCATTACTGAAAGATCTACTGAACTAATGGAAGGAAATAAATATGTCTTTGAAGTAGAGATGAAAGCGAACAAGACAGAGATTAAACAAGCGATTGAGGATATTTTTGGCGTAAAGGTTGAGAAGGTCAATACCATTAAAATGCCTGCAAAGCCAAAGCGTTATGGTAGATATAGTGGATATACATCTGCTTGGAAAAAAGCGATCGTTACTTTAACGAAAGATAGTAAACCAATTGAATTATTTGAAGTCTAG
- the rplD gene encoding 50S ribosomal protein L4: protein MPKVALYNMSGAQVGELELSDAIFGIKPNVAVLHDAVLMQQASERRGTHKTKGRSEVSGGGRKPWRQKGTGRARQGSIRAPQWVGGGTVFGPTPRSYAYKLPKKVRRLALKSALSSKVLDAQMIVLDELTLAQPKTKDMVSILNNLKAVRKVLIVDRDYNDTIALSARNIPGVKFVSVEGINVLDIMRHDHLIMTKEAVAKVEEVLA from the coding sequence GTAGCTTTATATAATATGAGCGGTGCTCAAGTAGGTGAATTGGAATTATCTGATGCAATCTTTGGGATTAAGCCAAATGTAGCAGTACTTCATGATGCGGTGCTTATGCAACAAGCTTCTGAACGCCGAGGAACTCATAAAACAAAAGGACGTTCTGAAGTAAGTGGTGGCGGACGTAAACCATGGCGTCAAAAAGGAACTGGACGTGCACGTCAAGGTAGCATTCGTGCTCCACAATGGGTAGGTGGTGGTACAGTATTTGGGCCTACACCTCGTAGCTATGCATACAAATTACCGAAAAAGGTTCGTCGTTTAGCGCTTAAATCTGCGCTTTCATCGAAAGTTCTCGATGCTCAAATGATTGTATTAGACGAGTTAACATTAGCTCAACCCAAAACAAAAGACATGGTTAGCATCTTAAATAACCTAAAAGCAGTTCGCAAAGTCTTGATTGTTGATCGTGATTATAATGATACCATTGCATTATCTGCACGTAATATTCCTGGTGTAAAATTCGTTTCTGTAGAGGGGATTAACGTTCTGGATATTATGAGACATGATCATTTAATCATGACAAAAGAGGCTGTAGCGAAAGTAGAGGAGGTGCTTGCATGA